A single window of Nicotiana sylvestris chromosome 5, ASM39365v2, whole genome shotgun sequence DNA harbors:
- the LOC138869623 gene encoding uncharacterized mitochondrial protein AtMg00810-like, producing MFYKKSNDGILLLVVYVDDIVITGSDITGISTLKSFLHNQFQTKDLGQLKYFLGVEVTRSKKGIFLSQRKYTLDLLAETGKLGSKPCSMPMVPNTQLVKEDGELFEDPEKYRRLVGKLNYLTVTRPDIAYSVSIVSQFMSSPIVRHWAALEQILCYLKGSPRRGLVYKNNEHTNIECFTYADWAGSKADRRSTTGYCIFVGGNLISWKSKKQNVVSRSSAEAEYRAMAQSVCEVVWVHQLLSEVGFQTTLPAKLWCDNQAALHISSNPVFHERTKHIEIDCHFVREKIQQKLISTGHVRTGDQLGDIFTKALNRARVEYICNKLGMINVYELYSRCNTSCVAHVYTCTTS from the coding sequence ATGTTTTATAAAAAGTCTAATGATGGTATTCTTTTATtggtagtatatgttgatgacatcgtTATTACTGGAAGTGATATTACAGGAATTTCAACTCTAAAGTCTTTCCTTCACAATCAATTTCAGACGAAAGATTTAGGGCAACTAAAGTATTTTTTGGGAGTTGAAGTTACACGGAGCAAGAAAGGCATCTTCTTGTCCCAAAGGAAATATACTCTTGACTTGTTAGCTGAAACTGGAAAGTTGGGATCTAAACCATGCAGCATGCCAATGGTTCCTAACACACAACTCGTGAAAGAAGACGGTGAGTTATTCGAAGATCCAGAGaaatataggagattggttgggaaACTGAACTATCTTACAGTAACTCGTCCCGATATCGCATACTCTGTCAGCATTGTGAGTCAGTTTATGTCTTCCCCAATAGTCAGGCATTGGGCGGCTCTGGAGCAGATTCTTTGTTATCTAAAGGGATCTCCAAGACGGGGTCTAGTATATAAGAATAATGAACACACTAACATTGAGTGTTTCACATATGCAGATTGGGCAGGGTCAAAAGCCGATAGGAGATCCACGACAGGATATTGCATTTTTGTTGGTGGAAACTTGATTTCGTGGAAGAGTAAGAAACAAAATGTCGTATCTCGATCTAGTGCGGAAGCAGAATACAGAGCTATGGCACAATCTGTGTGTGAGGTTGTATGGGTACATCAACTATTAAGTGAAGTTGGCTTCCAAACTACATTGCCAGCAAAGTTGtggtgtgataatcaagctgctcttcatatCTCCTCTAATCCTGTATTTCACGAAAGGACTAAGCACATTGAAATAGATTGTCACTTTGTtcgtgaaaagattcaacaaaagCTCATCTCTACAGGTCATGTTAGAACTGGAGATCAATTGGGAGACATTTTCACAAAAGCTTTGAATAGAGCTCGAGTTGAATATATCTGTAacaagttgggcatgatcaatgtatatgagttgtatagtaggtgtaatacaagttgtgtagcacatgtatacacatgtactacatcatag